In the genome of Penaeus vannamei isolate JL-2024 chromosome 26, ASM4276789v1, whole genome shotgun sequence, one region contains:
- the LOC113829759 gene encoding non-structural maintenance of chromosomes element 3 homolog produces MPRRRIVEDSSDEEPSQSQPASQLSQSQGGGEISDQDKKVLAGNVCNYFLVSDCKKIPAKRSDIVKSVLKDHGRHFKEVMAEANRIMERVYGYKVVELEKKNQFIMINTLMMNNQDDDNLLLAPTSNSEVANIGLVTAILAGIFMSGQVMQEGPMREYLKKLGIDIDSREEHPTFGNVTRYIHQDLVRQQYLQITLNKDVEPPSNEYRWGERAHKELSKKDILELVCKVYGNQTRPEDWVAQWKIVKKEEKES; encoded by the exons ATGCCGCGCCGACGGATCGTAGAG GACAGCAGTGACGAGGAGCCGTCACAGAGCCAACCAGCATCACAGCTCTCACAGAGTCAGGGCGGTGGTGAGATCTCTGACCAGGACAAGAAAGTGCTTGCTGGCAATGTTTGCAACTACTTCTTGGTGTCTGATTGCAAAAAG ATTCCAGCAAAAAGATCAGATATTGTTAAGTCTGTCCTAAAAGACCATGGTAGACATTTCAAAGAAGTAATGGCCGAAGCTAATCGAATAATGGAAAGG GTCTATGGGTACAAAGTAGTGGAGCTGGAGAAGAAGAATCAGTTCATCATGATTAACACCCTGATGATGAACAATCAAGATGATGACAACTTGCTGTTGGCTCCCACAAGCAATAGTGAAGTGGCCAACATCGGACTCGTAACAGCCATTCTTGCTGGAATTTTCATGTCGGGCCAAGTGATGCAGGAAG GGCCAATGCGGGAGTATTTGAAAAAACTCGGCATTGATATTGACTCCCGAGAAGAGCACCCTACCTTTGGCAACGTCACAAGATATATTCATCAA GACCTTGTAAGACAGCAGTACCTCCAGATCACCCTGAACAAAGATGTGGAACCTCCCTCCAATGAATACCGCTGGGGGGAACGAGCACACAAAGAGTTGAGCAAGAAGGATATTCTCGAGTTAGTTTGCAAG GTGTATGGAAATCAGACTAGACCAGAGGATTGGGTTGCCCAGTGGAAGATTgtcaaaaaggaggaaaaagagagctgA
- the LOC113829688 gene encoding ER membrane protein complex subunit 7 homolog, producing MTRNALLSLWMIVGVAAGGVVGEVEEEIGVGAERYKIEGRVVRPESSLVSPAEWFASTKVFTNSGHFGFLREDGSFVINNVPSGSYVVQVMNPTFIYEPLRVDINSKGKIRARAVNHIQPSNVVQMPHPLRMKSLGPYRYFLEREQLRITDFLMNPMVLMTVLPLALMMILPRLNDPETRKEMEQMQMPKMDTPELSEIMTSLFGGGSTSHNQGAQQKTRSRPNKRKEKLT from the exons ATGACTCGGAACGCACTCTTATCGCTGTGGATGATAGTGGGTGTGGCAGCGGGAGGCGtggtgggtgaggtggaggaagaaatagGCGTAGGAGCCGAGAGATATAAAATAGAAGGGCGAGTTGTGAGGCCCGAGTCTTCTTTGGTGAGCCCTGCAGAATGGTTCGCTTCCACCAAGGTCTTTACTAATAGTGGGCATTTTGGCTTTTTGAG GGAGGATGGGTCCTTTGTGATCAACAATGTCCCATCGGGGTCGTATGTCGTCCAGGTGATGAATCCCACCTTCATATACGAGCCACTACGTGTTGACATCAACtcaaaggggaaaataagagcTAGGGCTGTGAATCACATCCAGCCATCCAATGTTGTGCAG ATGCCACATCCTCTGAGAATGAAGTCCTTGGGACCCTACCGCTACTTCCTTGAGCGTGAGCAACTACGCATAACGGACTTCCTCATGAACCCTATGGTATTGATGACTGTCCTCCCACTTGCCCTCATGATGATTCTGCCAAGACTCAACGACCCTGAGACGCGCAAGGAGATGGAACAGATGCAAATGCCCAAGATGGACACTCCAGAACTTTCAGAGATCATGACATCCCTCTTTGGCGGAGGAAGCACAAGCCACAACCAGGGGGCACAGCAGAAGACCAGATCACGCCcaaataaacggaaggaaaaattAACCTAA